The Planococcus donghaensis genome contains a region encoding:
- a CDS encoding YczE/YyaS/YitT family protein: MKRSLFYRWLFFIVGLIVLALGFTMTIKGSKLGIGPWDVLHVGLYLNFGLTIGTWSVIAGFTIIAITAFFTRQIPQVGTFLNMLLVGVFIDIFNFLIPDIHTLVGQIIILSAGIVISGYGVGLYVSPKIGAGPRDSLMMLLVHKTGLSISVVRAGIEVGVALLGWLLGGPVGIGTIAVALLTGRIVQQSLPQFEKLLVILIGDKENQPHVLKV, translated from the coding sequence ATGAAGCGTTCGTTATTTTATCGCTGGTTGTTTTTTATTGTTGGATTGATCGTTCTTGCTCTTGGGTTTACGATGACGATTAAAGGGAGCAAACTAGGCATTGGTCCATGGGATGTTTTGCATGTTGGTTTGTATCTGAATTTCGGACTGACGATTGGTACGTGGTCAGTTATTGCTGGGTTCACGATCATTGCGATTACAGCTTTCTTTACGCGGCAAATTCCGCAAGTCGGCACTTTTTTAAACATGTTATTGGTTGGGGTCTTTATCGATATTTTTAATTTTTTAATTCCAGACATTCACACGTTAGTTGGGCAAATAATAATCCTATCAGCGGGTATTGTCATTTCAGGGTATGGTGTAGGTCTGTATGTATCGCCCAAAATCGGTGCGGGACCGCGAGATAGCTTGATGATGTTGCTCGTTCATAAAACGGGATTGAGTATAAGTGTGGTTCGTGCAGGGATTGAAGTAGGCGTCGCATTGCTCGGTTGGTTACTCGGAGGACCAGTTGGAATTGGGACGATCGCTGTGGCATTGTTGACTGGCCGAATCGTTCAGCAGTCGTTACCTCAATTTGAAAAACTGCTCGTAATTTTAATAGGCGATAAAGAAAACCAGCCCCACGTTCTCAAAGTTTAA
- the ybaK gene encoding Cys-tRNA(Pro) deacylase translates to MAKKIAKTNAARMLDKEKIPYELLHYSVEDGKVDGVSVADKIGYSPELVYKTLVASGVSKQIYVFVIPVAEELDLKKAAKAAGEKKIDMIPVKDILSLTGYVRGGCSPVGMKKPFPTFVSTEAEQLSQLIVSAGKIGMQLKLSPTELVSVTKGYFAELTTSIQ, encoded by the coding sequence ATGGCAAAAAAAATCGCAAAAACGAACGCGGCTCGTATGCTCGACAAGGAAAAAATTCCGTATGAGCTACTCCATTATTCAGTAGAAGATGGCAAAGTAGATGGTGTCTCTGTAGCTGACAAAATCGGTTATTCACCAGAACTTGTCTATAAAACACTTGTCGCATCAGGTGTATCAAAACAAATCTATGTCTTCGTGATTCCTGTTGCAGAAGAACTAGACTTAAAAAAAGCAGCAAAAGCCGCCGGTGAAAAGAAAATCGATATGATTCCTGTAAAAGATATTTTGTCTTTAACAGGTTATGTCCGTGGCGGTTGTTCACCTGTCGGAATGAAAAAACCATTTCCAACATTTGTTTCTACAGAAGCAGAGCAATTGTCTCAGCTGATCGTTTCTGCGGGTAAAATCGGCATGCAACTAAAATTGTCCCCAACGGAACTTGTGTCTGTAACAAAAGGTTATTTTGCTGAGTTGACCACATCAATTCAATAA
- a CDS encoding DNA topoisomerase III — MKSIVLAEKPSVARDIARVLGCDQKGNGYLEGKQYIVTWALGHLVTHAQPEQYNNDFKEWKMDTLPIIPKPFKLVPIKQSMKQFNAVKSQLQRGDVKDIIIATDAGREGELVARWILEKTNTRKPVKRLWISSVTDKAIKDGFNNLKDGRAYENLYAAAVARAEADWVVGINATRALTVKYNAQLSTGRVQTPTLAMIAEREKQIRNFQPKAYYGMQAITDQATFTWTDGNSTQSFDKENIDKLFAKLENTHEGTVTDIKITPKRQPAPPLFDLTELQKEAYKRYSWSAKETLNTLQNLYERYKIVTYPRTDSKHLTSDMRDTLKDRIKAVQMGPYRSAASMILKNPVAPQKGVIDDAKVSDHHAIIPTEETPPLHDLSDKEHKLYDMIVKRFLAVFYPQYEFDQTTVKLTAGGEIFQARGNTVRNEGWKRIYKDEGDDNDTTLPAFEKDQKLTLKGIALTDGKTKPPAFFNEGTLLGAMENPAQFMSGETKEVIQTLGEAGGLGTVATRADVIDKLFNTFLIEKKGKDLTITSKGRQLLELVPEDLKSPKLTADWEQQLTKIAKGQLKKEQFITEMIAFAEKSVSDIKKSDKKFKHDNITGKMCPDCGKPLLEVNGKRGKMNVCQDRECGYKKQVAMQTNARCPNCHKKLELQGEGDGKIFVCKCGHREKLSAFEKRKKSGQSKANKKDVNKYLKQQDEAPQNTAMAEALKKLLGQSE, encoded by the coding sequence ATGAAATCAATCGTTTTAGCAGAAAAGCCATCCGTTGCGCGTGACATTGCGCGTGTATTAGGATGTGACCAAAAAGGAAACGGCTATTTAGAAGGCAAGCAGTATATCGTCACGTGGGCACTTGGCCATTTAGTGACGCATGCGCAGCCAGAGCAATACAATAATGACTTTAAAGAATGGAAAATGGACACGTTGCCAATCATTCCAAAACCATTCAAATTAGTGCCAATCAAACAATCGATGAAACAATTCAATGCGGTAAAATCGCAATTGCAGCGAGGCGATGTCAAAGATATCATCATCGCAACAGACGCTGGCCGCGAAGGCGAACTTGTCGCACGGTGGATTTTAGAAAAAACCAATACACGTAAACCGGTAAAGCGTTTATGGATTTCGTCGGTTACCGACAAAGCCATCAAGGACGGGTTTAATAACTTAAAAGACGGTCGCGCTTACGAAAATTTATATGCAGCAGCCGTAGCACGTGCAGAAGCGGATTGGGTTGTCGGCATTAATGCTACACGCGCGCTAACGGTCAAATACAACGCGCAACTATCAACAGGACGCGTGCAAACGCCGACGCTCGCCATGATTGCCGAACGGGAAAAACAAATTCGCAATTTCCAGCCGAAAGCGTATTACGGCATGCAAGCCATTACCGACCAAGCGACATTTACATGGACAGATGGCAACTCGACACAATCATTCGATAAAGAAAATATCGATAAGCTGTTCGCTAAACTCGAAAACACGCATGAAGGTACTGTAACGGATATTAAGATTACGCCGAAACGTCAGCCTGCACCGCCTTTATTCGATTTGACGGAACTGCAAAAAGAAGCATACAAGCGCTATAGCTGGTCAGCAAAAGAAACGCTGAATACGCTACAAAACTTGTACGAGCGCTATAAAATCGTGACATACCCGCGTACTGATTCGAAGCATTTAACGAGCGATATGCGGGATACGTTAAAAGACCGCATCAAAGCCGTACAAATGGGACCATACCGTAGTGCAGCTTCGATGATTTTGAAAAACCCAGTAGCACCGCAAAAAGGCGTAATCGATGATGCGAAAGTTTCCGATCACCACGCGATTATCCCGACAGAAGAAACGCCGCCTTTACACGATTTATCGGACAAAGAGCATAAATTATACGACATGATTGTTAAACGTTTCCTCGCGGTATTTTATCCGCAATACGAATTTGACCAAACGACGGTCAAGTTAACGGCTGGCGGAGAAATATTCCAAGCGAGAGGCAATACCGTTCGCAACGAAGGTTGGAAACGCATTTACAAAGACGAAGGCGATGACAACGACACGACGTTGCCAGCTTTTGAAAAAGATCAAAAGCTGACGCTTAAAGGCATTGCATTAACAGACGGCAAAACCAAGCCACCTGCGTTTTTCAATGAAGGAACGCTGCTGGGTGCTATGGAGAATCCAGCACAGTTTATGAGCGGTGAAACAAAAGAAGTCATTCAAACACTAGGTGAAGCTGGTGGACTGGGAACAGTTGCCACACGAGCTGACGTTATCGATAAATTATTCAATACGTTCTTGATCGAGAAAAAAGGCAAAGACTTAACGATTACGTCAAAAGGTCGTCAATTGCTTGAACTCGTTCCAGAAGACTTGAAATCACCAAAACTTACGGCCGATTGGGAGCAGCAGTTAACGAAAATTGCGAAAGGCCAATTGAAAAAAGAACAGTTTATTACAGAAATGATCGCATTCGCTGAAAAATCGGTTTCCGATATTAAAAAGAGCGATAAGAAGTTTAAACACGATAACATCACCGGCAAAATGTGCCCCGACTGCGGCAAACCGCTTCTTGAAGTCAACGGCAAGCGTGGCAAGATGAATGTCTGCCAGGACCGTGAATGTGGTTATAAAAAGCAAGTAGCAATGCAAACCAATGCGCGCTGTCCAAATTGCCATAAAAAGTTGGAATTGCAAGGTGAAGGAGACGGCAAAATTTTTGTTTGCAAATGCGGTCACCGTGAAAAACTGTCAGCATTTGAAAAACGTAAAAAGTCTGGCCAATCCAAAGCCAATAAAAAAGACGTCAATAAATACTTGAAGCAACAAGACGAAGCACCGCAAAATACAGCAATGGCCGAGGCATTAAAAAAATTACTAGGTCAAAGCGAATAG
- a CDS encoding nuclease-related domain-containing protein — MIIKTRNKPPEIFQLESLLQRMPTVHPQYPHWTEKLRRITAGYHGELRVDSFWHEIDLSLPHYFIHDLFIQKEKSSHQIDSVLVTSRFVLALEIKSISGLLHFDPALRQFSRTNKDGSIDGMNNPDDQLRRHEKWLEQFLFKQCIQLPVLGAIVFTYPSSVVQSRAGNRIIIQSSGLPHLMEQLLIRHPRDVLSKKKTEALAQNLLILHSIKPFTSLGLTDSLSSGVICPSCPYCLLHYRGGKWRCTVCQHVDPLAHLDALRQYRSLVKTTINNREFRDFTGISSPSIASKLLASTKMPYHGSFKDRHYVIPETF, encoded by the coding sequence TTGATCATTAAAACACGCAACAAGCCTCCGGAAATTTTCCAACTCGAAAGTTTGCTTCAACGAATGCCCACCGTCCATCCCCAATATCCCCACTGGACTGAAAAACTTCGTCGCATCACCGCCGGTTACCACGGCGAATTGCGCGTCGACTCTTTTTGGCACGAAATCGACCTCTCGTTACCGCATTATTTTATCCACGACTTGTTCATCCAAAAAGAGAAGTCTTCCCATCAAATCGATAGCGTCCTCGTTACCAGTCGTTTTGTATTGGCATTAGAAATCAAAAGCATTTCCGGCTTGCTCCATTTTGATCCTGCTTTAAGGCAATTTTCCCGAACCAACAAAGACGGCAGCATCGATGGCATGAACAATCCCGACGATCAATTGCGCCGCCATGAAAAGTGGTTGGAGCAGTTTTTATTCAAGCAATGCATCCAGCTGCCAGTACTCGGTGCCATCGTTTTCACGTACCCATCATCTGTGGTCCAATCTCGCGCAGGCAACCGCATCATAATTCAGTCATCCGGATTGCCGCATCTCATGGAGCAATTGTTGATTCGTCACCCACGCGATGTCTTATCTAAGAAAAAAACTGAAGCACTGGCGCAAAACCTACTTATACTTCATTCAATAAAACCATTTACGTCACTTGGACTTACGGATTCACTTTCGTCTGGCGTGATATGTCCTAGCTGTCCGTACTGCTTGCTGCATTATCGCGGTGGAAAATGGCGTTGCACCGTTTGCCAGCACGTTGATCCTCTCGCGCATCTTGATGCGCTCAGGCAATACCGCAGTTTGGTCAAAACGACGATCAACAATCGAGAGTTCCGCGACTTTACAGGAATCTCTTCTCCGTCGATCGCTTCCAAGCTATTAGCGAGTACAAAAATGCCTTATCACGGCAGTTTTAAAGATCGACATTATGTGATTCCAGAGACGTTTTAG
- a CDS encoding NADPH-dependent FMN reductase has translation MKVLLVDGTIIGRKTGAILEQIQVYINETNPEIELKLLKLADYDHQFVDGRPLGEYNDSMQEIVRRFEEADGYIIATPIFQGSIPGVLKNTFDMLHPRTMRYKPVSIVANGGTYQHHLVIENQLKPILDYFRCLVTPNYVYTHTSHFDETNTIVSEDVHNRLRELARVFVQYAEMSKHLSKETLDNH, from the coding sequence ATGAAAGTTTTATTAGTAGACGGCACGATCATCGGCAGAAAAACCGGTGCCATTTTAGAACAAATCCAAGTTTATATTAATGAGACAAACCCGGAAATTGAATTGAAATTGTTGAAGCTAGCTGATTATGACCATCAGTTTGTTGATGGGCGACCGCTTGGTGAATACAATGACAGCATGCAAGAAATCGTTCGACGCTTTGAAGAAGCAGATGGCTACATCATTGCAACACCGATTTTCCAAGGATCAATTCCTGGCGTGTTAAAAAATACATTTGATATGCTTCATCCACGCACGATGCGTTACAAACCAGTATCGATTGTGGCAAATGGTGGAACGTATCAGCATCACTTAGTCATCGAAAATCAGTTGAAACCGATTCTTGATTACTTCCGTTGTCTCGTAACGCCAAACTATGTGTACACACATACGAGTCATTTTGACGAAACTAATACGATTGTAAGCGAAGATGTTCACAACCGCTTACGCGAATTGGCGCGTGTTTTCGTGCAATACGCTGAAATGAGCAAGCATTTGTCGAAAGAAACATTAGATAATCATTGA
- a CDS encoding cation:proton antiporter yields MLIIFLGVLSQWIAWRLQLPAIVLMSIAGLLVGPIFEVIHPADSFGELFNPFISLAVAIILFEGSLNLNFKEIRTFGKPILRIVTFGAFIAWITGSFAAHYIAGLSLGVAFVIGGLFIVTGPTVILPMLRQAKLKSRPAAILKWEGIVVDPFGALLALFAFQFVLFAIGDVTAAAFGLFFLASLFAVALGAGAGILMGMMFEKGQVPEFLKAPMVFGVVLLIFVISDIVMHETGLLAVTAMGMVMANMKIASINDMRHFKENISVLLISSIFVMLTASLNLDVLIGIFNWEIISFVLAMLFIVRPLSIWLSTIGTDLTIQEKTLVSWIAPRGIVALTVSGYFAGVLLEAGFEDAELLTALTFALVFSTVVVHGFTIGWVGKKLGLVAAEDPGVIIIGASRFATKLGKVLTEFDKGVLIIDSSWGRLQGARQNGLKTYAGDILSEHTDYEVDLTPYETMVVATGTDSYNALVVNNFVPEMGRANLYQTAIHEGDPGDFHSSLSGRTLFGEMWNIHELEWKAEEGYTMRKTQLTEQFSYEDFKAKWTEDTIPLFVHFAQGRIEFFAENNKLEPKAGDTIVSFTAASPESERTQQRLESKRSKNGSQTKE; encoded by the coding sequence ATGCTAATAATTTTTCTAGGAGTACTCTCCCAATGGATTGCCTGGCGCCTTCAGCTGCCAGCCATTGTTCTAATGTCGATTGCCGGACTTCTTGTCGGTCCGATTTTTGAAGTGATCCATCCCGCTGACAGCTTCGGCGAATTATTTAATCCTTTTATTTCATTGGCAGTTGCCATCATTTTATTTGAAGGTAGTTTAAATTTGAACTTTAAGGAAATCCGCACGTTTGGAAAACCAATTTTACGAATCGTCACTTTTGGTGCATTTATTGCGTGGATTACCGGTTCGTTTGCGGCACATTACATTGCTGGATTATCGCTAGGTGTTGCCTTTGTTATTGGTGGTTTGTTTATTGTAACGGGACCGACCGTGATTTTGCCAATGCTGCGTCAGGCAAAATTAAAATCACGTCCAGCCGCTATTTTGAAATGGGAAGGCATTGTAGTCGACCCATTTGGTGCATTGCTTGCATTGTTTGCCTTCCAATTTGTTCTTTTTGCCATCGGAGATGTAACGGCCGCTGCATTTGGCTTGTTCTTCTTAGCTTCTTTGTTTGCTGTAGCTCTTGGTGCAGGAGCAGGAATTTTGATGGGGATGATGTTCGAAAAGGGACAAGTGCCTGAATTTCTAAAAGCACCAATGGTTTTTGGTGTCGTTTTGCTAATTTTTGTTATCTCCGATATTGTCATGCACGAAACAGGCTTATTAGCCGTAACAGCTATGGGTATGGTCATGGCGAACATGAAAATCGCTTCGATTAATGACATGCGCCATTTCAAAGAAAACATTTCGGTTTTGCTAATTTCGAGTATTTTCGTTATGTTGACGGCTTCTTTAAATCTTGATGTATTAATCGGGATTTTTAATTGGGAGATCATTTCATTCGTATTGGCGATGTTGTTTATTGTGCGTCCCTTATCGATTTGGCTCTCTACCATCGGTACAGATTTGACGATACAAGAAAAAACCTTAGTTAGTTGGATAGCACCACGTGGGATTGTGGCATTAACCGTTTCAGGTTATTTTGCAGGGGTCTTGCTTGAAGCAGGATTTGAAGATGCAGAACTGCTGACAGCCTTAACATTTGCCCTCGTGTTTTCTACCGTAGTCGTTCATGGCTTCACCATTGGATGGGTAGGTAAGAAACTCGGTCTTGTAGCAGCTGAAGATCCAGGGGTCATCATTATTGGGGCAAGCCGATTTGCAACAAAACTCGGGAAAGTTTTAACAGAATTTGACAAGGGTGTCTTAATCATCGATTCTTCTTGGGGACGATTACAAGGAGCCCGTCAAAATGGATTAAAAACATATGCGGGAGATATTTTATCTGAGCATACAGATTACGAAGTAGACTTAACACCATATGAAACGATGGTTGTCGCGACTGGTACCGATTCGTATAACGCCCTTGTCGTCAATAACTTTGTTCCTGAAATGGGACGTGCAAACCTTTATCAAACTGCGATTCACGAAGGAGATCCCGGAGATTTTCATTCTTCGTTAAGCGGACGAACTTTGTTCGGCGAAATGTGGAATATTCATGAACTAGAGTGGAAAGCAGAAGAAGGCTACACGATGCGGAAAACTCAGCTCACTGAACAATTTAGCTACGAAGATTTCAAAGCAAAATGGACGGAAGATACCATTCCGTTATTTGTTCACTTTGCGCAAGGGAGAATTGAGTTTTTTGCAGAAAACAACAAACTCGAGCCAAAAGCTGGAGATACCATCGTCAGCTTTACTGCAGCGTCTCCTGAATCTGAACGGACTCAGCAACGTCTAGAAAGCAAACGCTCGAAAAACGGCTCTCAGACTAAAGAATGA
- a CDS encoding SE1832 family protein, with protein MNKQELEYAIAELKMDYVRHQGDIEKLETTGHAGMVEKAELRLEKMELQLAELNKKLADL; from the coding sequence GTGAACAAACAAGAATTGGAGTATGCGATTGCTGAACTGAAGATGGATTACGTGCGCCATCAAGGTGATATCGAGAAGCTAGAAACGACTGGACACGCCGGTATGGTGGAGAAAGCCGAATTGCGTTTGGAAAAAATGGAACTACAACTTGCGGAACTAAACAAAAAACTCGCGGATCTGTAA
- a CDS encoding ABC-F family ATP-binding cassette domain-containing protein, which yields MSLLTVENLSHTFGDRTLFNDVSFRLVEGEHVGLVGANGVGKSTMMNIITGKIIHDDGRVEWQPRTHYGYLDQHTQLQPGRTIRETLQDAFLPLYKKEAELNDIAMQMGDADPDRLEELLEQMAEAQDALDAGDFYTLDGKVEEIARGLGLDAIGLERNVEALSGGQRTKLLLAKLLLEKPKVLLLDEPTNYLDEEHIQWLVNYLKNYPHAFLLISHDTEFMSSVTDVIFHLEFSRLTRYTATYEKFIELAELSKKQHLEAYEKQEDMIKKTETFIAKNKARASTTGRAKSRQKQLDRMDRIEKPEIAAKPQFAFKETRSPSRYVVEAEALSIGYDKPLLPPLTFMIERGEKIALVGMNGVGKSTLLKTMLGKIKPLDGDVLRGEYLTPSYFEQEVKAPTHTPLDEIWSAYPSMDQGQVRGALARTGLKNEHISRPMTHLSGGEQAKVRLCKLMMEESNWLIFDEPTNHLDINAKAELKRAMQAYKGTIVLVSHEPDFYEGLATKVWNVEEWIAAGKPEEA from the coding sequence ATGAGTTTATTAACAGTAGAAAATTTAAGTCACACTTTCGGGGATCGGACACTTTTTAACGATGTCTCGTTCCGTTTAGTCGAAGGGGAACATGTTGGATTAGTTGGAGCTAACGGTGTCGGAAAATCGACGATGATGAATATTATCACAGGCAAAATCATTCACGATGATGGACGCGTAGAATGGCAGCCACGGACACATTATGGTTATTTAGATCAGCACACGCAGCTGCAGCCAGGACGCACCATCCGCGAGACTCTTCAAGATGCCTTCTTACCACTATATAAAAAAGAAGCCGAATTGAATGATATCGCAATGCAAATGGGCGATGCAGATCCTGATCGCTTGGAAGAATTACTAGAGCAAATGGCTGAAGCACAAGATGCTTTAGACGCTGGAGATTTTTACACATTAGACGGCAAAGTTGAAGAAATTGCGCGCGGCTTAGGTCTTGATGCAATTGGACTTGAACGTAATGTAGAAGCTCTTTCGGGTGGACAACGTACGAAGCTCTTACTAGCGAAGTTACTTTTGGAAAAACCAAAAGTTTTACTACTAGATGAGCCGACCAACTATCTTGATGAAGAGCATATTCAATGGCTCGTCAATTACTTGAAAAACTATCCACACGCGTTCTTATTGATTTCGCATGATACAGAATTTATGAGCAGTGTCACTGACGTTATTTTCCACTTGGAATTTTCACGTCTCACACGCTATACAGCAACGTATGAAAAATTCATCGAACTTGCTGAATTGAGCAAAAAGCAACATTTAGAAGCTTATGAAAAACAAGAAGACATGATTAAAAAAACTGAAACGTTTATCGCGAAAAACAAAGCGCGTGCTTCTACTACTGGCCGTGCTAAGTCTCGCCAAAAACAATTAGACCGTATGGATCGCATTGAAAAACCGGAAATTGCAGCAAAACCGCAATTTGCTTTTAAAGAAACACGTAGCCCGAGCCGTTATGTTGTAGAAGCAGAAGCTCTTTCAATTGGTTACGACAAGCCTCTTTTACCTCCATTAACGTTTATGATTGAACGTGGTGAAAAAATTGCGCTTGTGGGCATGAACGGTGTTGGTAAATCGACACTTCTTAAAACCATGCTTGGCAAAATCAAACCACTAGATGGCGATGTTCTTCGCGGAGAATATTTGACGCCTAGCTATTTCGAACAAGAAGTAAAAGCACCAACGCATACACCACTTGATGAAATTTGGTCCGCTTACCCGAGTATGGACCAAGGACAAGTTCGCGGAGCACTGGCTCGCACAGGGTTGAAAAACGAGCATATTTCTCGTCCAATGACACACTTAAGTGGTGGCGAACAAGCGAAAGTTCGTCTTTGCAAATTGATGATGGAAGAAAGCAATTGGTTGATTTTTGATGAGCCGACAAACCACTTGGACATCAATGCAAAAGCTGAACTTAAACGCGCAATGCAAGCTTACAAAGGTACCATTGTTTTAGTAAGTCACGAACCTGATTTTTACGAAGGACTGGCAACAAAAGTCTGGAATGTAGAAGAATGGATTGCAGCTGGAAAGCCAGAAGAAGCTTAA
- a CDS encoding phospholipase D family protein has protein sequence MKKKRFQNWSKKKRVIMGSIGILAFLYILVIVWQTFKPLPEGVSSKGDLHNVEQVDMIYDLSYAQDKEGTETESELRIFNEIYDMIDQAEEFIVIDLFLFDNYNDLDTDFPAVAEMLTSHLLDKKAENPNMPIYFITDPINIGYGSYESQFLDTLEEAGIEIIITDLDKLRDSTPLYSGLYRVIFQWFDAGGKGWIPNGMSSDAPDLTLSSYLKMMNIKANHRKVVITEKEAIISSANPHDASGLHGNMAFKVSGPVINDILEAEEAVSRYSDGPDFPRIDVAKQQGDYQVQYLTERKVLDALLSDIEKTAEGDSIHLAMFYIAESSVVRALTDAANRGVEVRLILDANENAFGTEKTGLPNRPVVHEMLAESENRIQVRWYNAIVGQFHTKSITIQTSDETVIMGGSTNYTERAFNDYNMESTIRILAPNDSELTGEMTTYFDRLWNNEDALYTLDVEEYQDDFTFWQRGIYGFQKLFKLTTY, from the coding sequence ATGAAAAAGAAAAGATTTCAAAATTGGAGTAAGAAAAAGCGGGTTATTATGGGAAGTATTGGGATTCTTGCATTCCTTTATATCTTAGTTATCGTTTGGCAAACCTTTAAGCCTTTGCCTGAAGGGGTTTCAAGTAAAGGTGACCTTCATAACGTTGAACAAGTAGACATGATTTACGATCTGTCTTATGCACAAGACAAAGAAGGTACAGAAACTGAAAGTGAATTGCGGATATTCAATGAAATTTATGACATGATCGACCAAGCTGAAGAATTTATCGTCATTGATCTTTTTCTTTTTGATAACTACAATGATTTGGATACGGATTTTCCTGCGGTAGCAGAAATGTTGACAAGTCATTTGCTCGACAAAAAAGCAGAAAATCCAAATATGCCGATTTACTTTATTACAGACCCAATAAATATTGGTTATGGCTCTTATGAAAGTCAGTTTTTAGATACATTAGAAGAAGCAGGCATCGAGATAATCATTACCGATTTGGACAAGTTGCGTGATTCTACACCTCTTTACTCTGGTCTTTATCGAGTGATTTTCCAGTGGTTTGATGCAGGAGGTAAAGGGTGGATACCAAATGGCATGTCGAGTGATGCACCTGATTTAACTTTGTCTTCGTATCTTAAAATGATGAACATAAAAGCCAATCACCGAAAAGTAGTCATTACCGAAAAAGAAGCCATCATCAGTTCGGCCAATCCTCACGATGCTAGCGGTTTGCATGGCAATATGGCATTTAAAGTGAGTGGCCCTGTGATCAATGATATTCTTGAAGCAGAAGAAGCGGTATCTCGCTATTCGGATGGACCGGATTTTCCCAGAATTGACGTTGCAAAGCAACAAGGCGACTATCAAGTGCAATACTTAACAGAGCGCAAAGTGTTAGACGCGTTGCTTTCCGATATTGAAAAAACAGCAGAAGGGGATTCCATTCATCTTGCGATGTTCTATATTGCAGAAAGCAGTGTTGTTCGTGCTTTGACGGATGCAGCCAATCGTGGAGTAGAGGTTCGCCTAATACTTGATGCCAATGAAAACGCGTTTGGTACGGAGAAAACGGGATTACCGAATCGTCCAGTCGTTCATGAGATGTTAGCAGAGTCAGAAAATCGTATTCAGGTTCGTTGGTATAACGCAATCGTTGGACAGTTCCACACCAAATCAATCACGATTCAAACATCAGATGAAACGGTGATTATGGGTGGATCCACGAACTATACAGAACGAGCATTTAATGATTACAATATGGAAAGTACGATTCGTATTTTAGCTCCGAACGATAGTGAATTGACGGGAGAGATGACGACTTATTTTGATCGACTGTGGAATAATGAAGATGCGCTTTACACATTAGATGTGGAAGAATACCAAGATGACTTCACATTTTGGCAGCGCGGAATTTATGGCTTCCAAAAACTATTCAAATTGACGACATACTAA
- a CDS encoding RNA polymerase sigma factor — protein sequence METLYTEYNRYIYHLCLKLTRNKAEAEDLMQEVWLKVVRYESSIAEVDHVKAWLTTICMNTFRDRYRKNVRRSKHLVQQPEGLDVSLLDLIPSDSAGVSEILETQDVSVMIRHKIAELDSIYRTTILYFYVHQYSLIEIADVMKVSIGTVKSRLFRGKQRLKDMLMDDDRTREYVVAM from the coding sequence ATGGAAACTTTATATACAGAATACAATCGCTATATCTACCATTTATGTTTGAAACTGACGCGCAATAAAGCAGAAGCTGAAGATTTGATGCAAGAAGTCTGGTTGAAAGTTGTACGTTATGAATCTTCTATTGCGGAAGTAGATCATGTTAAAGCGTGGTTAACAACAATCTGTATGAATACATTCCGTGATCGTTACCGCAAAAATGTAAGGCGCAGCAAGCACTTGGTTCAACAGCCAGAAGGCTTGGATGTTTCGTTGCTTGACTTAATTCCTTCTGATTCAGCGGGAGTATCTGAAATACTAGAAACACAAGATGTCTCCGTTATGATTCGCCACAAAATTGCAGAACTAGACTCGATTTACCGGACGACAATTTTGTATTTTTATGTTCATCAATATTCATTAATTGAAATTGCAGATGTTATGAAAGTCTCAATTGGCACAGTGAAATCCCGTTTGTTCCGAGGAAAACAACGATTAAAAGATATGCTAATGGACGATGATCGCACACGTGAATATGTAGTAGCAATGTAA